A window of the Lactuca sativa cultivar Salinas chromosome 5, Lsat_Salinas_v11, whole genome shotgun sequence genome harbors these coding sequences:
- the LOC128134234 gene encoding uncharacterized protein LOC128134234, with amino-acid sequence MARTRSGNVNANGNGHQPPVIEQIPVVEAAVGPITMAGVQAMIQAMLDRQMEETRRLLQQNREEATIQIEQPELNEGQTEEGNYSGTVGQVNPPIVRQNNQDDKVERNGCKYKDFLTCKPSTFTGKEDPIGVMDWISEMELAFMTCGCRGKLQTTFAVRQFRGSVVRWWNTLGKTLSPNEPLQLTWAEFLVQFKRKYCSAQNLLELENQFLTLKKGSMSINEYTNNFTEKMEFALRLVPDELTKIDKYAKGLPWEYAVPVRQAPTLEAAIWAAKSVEDMIKGRAANKIEVGEKRKFEESTRPNKKIKSGSKESSGGGNKVKWCEKCKKNHFGKCSEEVTCYKCGKTRHYANECKRVCYECREEGHVAKDCPKKKEAEKPNIPPKPKARAFHMILDEADDNARIQE; translated from the coding sequence atggcaagaacccgtagtggaaacgtgaatgcaaatgggaacggACACCAACCCCCCGTGATCGAGCAAATACCAGTTGTGGAAGCCGCTGTCggaccaataacgatggccggagtgcaagcgatgatccaggcaatgttggatcgtcaaatggaggaaactagacgtttgctccagcaaaatcgtgaggaagccactattcagatcgaacagcctgagttgaacgaagggcagactgaggaaggaaactacagtgggactgttggtcaagtcaacccaccaatagttcgacaaaacaaccaagatgacaaagtcgagaggaatggatgcaagtacaaggattttctgacttgcaagccatcgactttcactggaaaggaggatccgatcggggtcatggattggatctcggagatggagttagccttcatgacatgcggttgcagagggaagctacagaccacatttgcagtgcgtcagtttcgaggaagtgttgtacgttggtggaataccttggggaagactctgagccctaatgagcccctgcaactgacatgggcagaatttttggtgcaattcaaacgaaagtactgctcagctcaaaacctgcttgagctagagaaccagtttctaaccctgaagaagggaagcatgtcaatcaatgaatacacgaacaacttcacagaaaagatggagtttgccttgcgtcttgttccggatgagctgacgaaaattgacaagtacgcaaagggacttccatgggagtacgcggtgccagtgcgtcaggctcctactctggaggcagctatctgggctgccaagtctgtggaagatatgattaagggaagagctgccaacaagattgaggttggcgaaaagaggaagtttgaggaatctacgaggcccaataagaagatcaagtctggttcaaaggagtctagcggaggaggaaacaaagtgaaatggtgcgagaagtgcaaaaagaatcactttgggaaatgtagcgaagaagtgacttgctacaagtgtgggaagaccagacattacgccaacgagtgcaaaagggtgtgttatgaatgccgtgaagaagggcatgttgctaaggattgcccgaaaaagaaagaggcggaaaaaccaaacattccgccaaaaccgaaggcaagagcattccatatgatcctagacgaagcagatgacaatgcgaggattcaggaatga